Proteins from a genomic interval of Phaeobacter piscinae:
- a CDS encoding M24 family metallopeptidase has product MPDTLRTPPTAARIADLRLELTARNLDAFILPRFDAHQGEYVAPHDERLAYVTGFTGSAGMAIVTAETVAVFVDGRYRVQVAHECAGPVFSRLHIFDQPPEHWLASVARNGWQIGFDPMHLPPGWYDRFAAACAQAGAAMQPQQDNPVDAIWQDQPSPPSGKITVFPVQLSGRSCAEKCLDLGAHLNEKGAECLVETQPDNIAWLLNVRGDDVAFNPMPQSFLIVDRSGAIAWFVDSAKLNDEVKDHLPAAVTAYPMSEFLSTLRRLCVAGAGVLFDPDFSPVAVRETIAEAGATPVPMASALTRAKAIKNPVELAGLHNCHVQDGVAWAEFSCWLAEAVPARAALGHPVTEREAEAKILSFRQDRPGFLTESFQTISAAGGNAAMCHYAATNGRNAPILPEHPYLLDSGGQYETGTTDATRSYAFDLRPGGYDRAYTAVFKAFHALATLRFPRGTQGHHIDAICRRPLWDLGLDYDHGTGHGIGHRLSVHEHPQRIGKPFNPVDLTAGMVVSIEPGYYEADQFGIRIENIFEIIEEQNGFLAFRNMTWAPIQTDMLIPDALTAAERLWLNSYHRQVSQRLAPLLGEAAQAWLSAVTAEI; this is encoded by the coding sequence ATGCCTGACACACTGCGCACGCCGCCGACGGCGGCCCGTATCGCTGATCTGCGTTTGGAACTGACCGCCCGCAATCTTGATGCCTTCATCCTGCCCCGGTTTGATGCCCATCAGGGGGAGTATGTCGCCCCGCATGACGAACGTTTGGCCTATGTCACTGGGTTCACCGGTTCCGCCGGAATGGCGATCGTGACGGCAGAGACCGTCGCGGTGTTCGTCGATGGCCGCTACAGGGTGCAGGTTGCACATGAATGTGCAGGCCCCGTGTTTTCGCGGCTGCACATCTTTGATCAGCCGCCGGAACACTGGCTGGCCTCGGTCGCGCGGAACGGCTGGCAGATAGGGTTTGACCCGATGCACCTGCCGCCAGGCTGGTATGACCGGTTTGCTGCGGCTTGCGCGCAGGCAGGCGCCGCAATGCAGCCGCAGCAGGACAATCCGGTGGATGCCATTTGGCAGGATCAGCCGTCCCCGCCATCGGGCAAAATTACGGTGTTCCCTGTGCAATTGTCAGGGCGCAGTTGTGCCGAGAAATGCTTGGATTTGGGTGCGCATCTAAACGAGAAAGGCGCGGAATGTCTGGTCGAGACGCAGCCAGACAACATCGCGTGGTTGCTGAACGTGCGCGGTGACGATGTCGCGTTTAATCCAATGCCACAGTCTTTTCTCATCGTCGACCGGAGCGGCGCGATTGCATGGTTTGTAGATTCAGCCAAGCTGAATGACGAGGTGAAGGACCATCTTCCAGCCGCCGTGACGGCCTATCCAATGTCAGAATTTCTAAGCACTCTGCGCCGTCTATGTGTCGCGGGCGCGGGGGTGCTGTTCGACCCTGATTTCTCACCCGTTGCTGTCCGCGAGACGATTGCAGAAGCAGGGGCCACGCCGGTCCCGATGGCCAGCGCGTTGACCCGGGCGAAAGCGATCAAGAATCCGGTGGAGCTGGCGGGGCTGCACAACTGTCATGTTCAGGATGGTGTTGCCTGGGCGGAGTTTTCATGCTGGCTCGCTGAAGCCGTCCCGGCCCGTGCCGCCCTTGGCCATCCGGTGACCGAACGCGAAGCCGAAGCGAAAATCCTCTCCTTTCGACAAGACCGCCCCGGTTTCTTGACCGAGAGTTTCCAGACAATCTCCGCCGCTGGGGGAAATGCTGCCATGTGCCATTACGCAGCCACCAACGGTCGGAATGCGCCGATACTGCCAGAACACCCCTATCTGTTGGACAGCGGCGGCCAGTATGAGACAGGGACCACCGATGCCACCCGCAGCTATGCGTTTGACCTGCGCCCCGGAGGATACGACCGGGCCTATACGGCCGTGTTCAAAGCTTTCCATGCGCTTGCCACGCTGCGGTTTCCGCGCGGTACCCAAGGGCATCATATAGATGCGATCTGCCGACGCCCGCTCTGGGATCTGGGTCTTGATTACGATCATGGCACTGGTCATGGGATCGGGCACCGGCTGTCGGTTCACGAGCATCCCCAACGCATCGGTAAGCCCTTTAATCCGGTGGATCTGACTGCTGGCATGGTGGTGTCGATTGAGCCGGGCTACTATGAGGCTGACCAGTTTGGTATCCGCATCGAGAATATCTTTGAAATCATTGAGGAACAGAATGGTTTCTTGGCGTTCCGGAATATGACGTGGGCACCGATACAGACTGATATGCTGATCCCTGATGCATTGACTGCGGCTGAACGGTTGTGGCTGAACAGCTATCATCGACAGGTGTCACAACGGCTGGCTCCGTTGCTAGGTGAGGCTGCACAGGCTTGGCTGTCTGCGGTGACTGCGGAGATCTGA
- a CDS encoding aldose epimerase family protein, translating to MPSASQSSIGASSPPHAHLPETAADHLRWLDLETDHLRLRVLNFGAVTARLDLRVGDVWVPMVLGYHDMVSYLGDPFYLGAIVGRVANRVGGAGFDLAGRLVALDANEGGNQLHGGTAGLGRVFWEIQQVADDAAELRYTSADGENGYPGCAEFLLRITVSGASVSYDMSASVDQTTPINLAQHNYYTLGVTGDIWGHRLRCPATAYLPLRPDGVPTGAIAPVAGTSLDFTLGQSFAELDPQRRGTDTHVIFAKGADSHMPEVATLTAPNGVAMRVFSDQPGAQIYTATHLNSAVAAQGGQQLAPFAAVCIEPQGFPDAVNQPDFPSVMVHPGRPYHQRLSLNFSTNEADQDD from the coding sequence ATGCCATCAGCCAGCCAGTCATCTATTGGAGCATCCTCTCCGCCGCACGCGCATCTGCCGGAGACTGCCGCTGATCATCTGCGATGGCTGGATCTGGAGACTGATCATCTGCGACTTCGGGTCCTCAACTTCGGCGCGGTCACGGCACGGCTGGACCTGCGCGTCGGCGACGTTTGGGTGCCGATGGTTCTGGGCTATCATGATATGGTCTCCTATCTGGGGGACCCTTTCTATCTGGGCGCTATTGTTGGCCGGGTGGCCAATCGCGTTGGCGGCGCGGGTTTCGATCTGGCGGGGCGGCTGGTTGCACTGGATGCCAATGAGGGGGGCAATCAGCTGCATGGTGGGACGGCGGGTCTCGGGCGGGTGTTTTGGGAAATCCAGCAGGTGGCCGATGATGCGGCGGAGCTGAGATATACCTCAGCTGATGGTGAGAATGGCTATCCCGGGTGCGCTGAATTCCTGCTGCGGATCACAGTGTCCGGCGCCAGTGTCAGCTATGATATGAGTGCCAGCGTTGATCAGACGACACCAATCAATCTGGCGCAGCACAATTACTATACGCTGGGTGTCACCGGCGACATTTGGGGGCATCGCCTCCGCTGTCCTGCGACCGCCTATCTTCCGCTTCGCCCGGACGGGGTGCCAACAGGCGCGATTGCGCCTGTCGCGGGGACCTCGTTGGATTTTACCCTTGGGCAGTCTTTTGCAGAGCTGGATCCACAGCGGCGCGGGACCGACACTCATGTCATCTTTGCCAAGGGTGCCGATAGCCATATGCCGGAGGTTGCGACGTTGACTGCTCCAAACGGGGTCGCCATGCGGGTTTTTTCGGATCAGCCGGGTGCGCAGATCTATACCGCAACACATCTGAACAGCGCGGTGGCGGCACAGGGCGGGCAGCAGCTAGCACCCTTTGCCGCTGTCTGTATTGAGCCGCAGGGGTTCCCGGATGCGGTCAATCAACCTGATTTTCCAAGTGTTATGGTGCACCCAGGGCGGCCGTATCATCAGAGATTATCATTGAATTTCTCAACAAATGAGGCGGATCAGGATGACTGA
- a CDS encoding methyl-accepting chemotaxis protein encodes MPALFNTISGKLLAATTVAITGLMLCFSVFTALNESQQVRERVLEGASQRASDIAQSLSSQLVEATSAASALGGALSGYIEDGEATTADLIKIMEGVPGRYDLVFSSWMSAIPDGATEDFITGSEGRNADGIFAAYWTKSDAGGLNFETFEVDPNDTSEWYRLPIDSGESVITEPYLSNENRLLTSVSVPVNAKGQIVGVAGVDIVLDNLGDFVRGLSVYEGGSVMLLGQGGKWLSHPDPEMLVQAFEGEEVAEFQAAVETGEVQIVSDRADGSTRLFYPFTAYGMNKTWVVVLDVPRHVFVNPVKASIYEQLITNVLLLGLTLATILFSVRSLVRRPLGRMLRVMKDLTEGKVHEPVDIPKRKDEIAAMAVSIETLRQGLASKEELEATQLREKQQQEEVVKTLALQLQQLAAGRLDVKIHDEMPRQYEALRQDFNNTVEQLSKLITSVNDSADSIDTGLTEIASATNDLSQRTEQSALQLEETAASLSELTQNVQHVAGGARETEALVTSVSQNATNSSAVARETVDAMDSIAATSEQITRITGMIDDIAFQTNLLALNAGVEAARAGEAGRGFSVVAAEVRSLALRSSESALEIKKLIAASEAQVAHGVDLVGRTNDSLTTIMNAIGSISEHVGDIAKQADEQSRGISELNGAMSTLEAAQQQNAAMCEETAAACSSLDHETTNLSRLVTSFQTGDRIEGERNSHRYVAAA; translated from the coding sequence ATGCCAGCTCTGTTCAATACAATTTCAGGCAAGCTTCTTGCCGCGACCACGGTTGCCATCACCGGTTTGATGCTGTGCTTCAGCGTGTTCACGGCTCTCAATGAGTCCCAACAGGTTCGAGAGCGGGTCCTGGAAGGCGCATCCCAACGCGCTTCGGACATTGCCCAGAGCCTGTCTTCGCAGCTGGTTGAGGCGACCTCGGCCGCATCTGCTCTTGGTGGAGCCTTGTCCGGCTACATTGAGGATGGCGAAGCGACCACCGCCGATCTGATCAAAATAATGGAAGGTGTACCAGGCCGTTACGATCTTGTGTTTTCCTCCTGGATGTCCGCAATCCCTGATGGCGCCACCGAGGATTTCATTACTGGATCCGAAGGCCGCAATGCGGATGGGATCTTCGCCGCCTATTGGACCAAATCGGATGCGGGCGGGTTGAACTTCGAGACCTTCGAAGTTGATCCGAATGATACGTCCGAGTGGTATCGCCTGCCCATCGACAGCGGTGAGAGTGTGATCACTGAGCCATATCTTTCCAATGAGAACAGGCTGCTGACATCGGTGTCGGTCCCGGTCAACGCCAAAGGGCAGATCGTCGGTGTCGCGGGCGTAGATATCGTCCTCGACAATCTGGGCGACTTCGTTCGCGGGCTCTCCGTCTATGAGGGCGGCAGTGTGATGTTGTTGGGGCAGGGGGGCAAATGGCTCTCTCACCCGGACCCGGAGATGCTGGTCCAAGCCTTTGAAGGTGAGGAAGTCGCTGAATTTCAGGCTGCTGTTGAAACGGGTGAGGTGCAGATTGTCTCAGATCGCGCGGATGGATCTACACGTCTGTTCTACCCGTTTACCGCCTATGGCATGAACAAGACCTGGGTTGTGGTTCTGGATGTCCCACGCCACGTATTCGTCAACCCCGTCAAGGCCAGCATTTATGAGCAGCTGATTACAAACGTGCTGTTGTTGGGTCTGACTCTGGCCACTATCCTTTTTTCGGTTCGTTCGCTCGTGCGGCGTCCTCTGGGCAGGATGCTCCGGGTCATGAAGGACCTGACCGAGGGCAAAGTCCATGAACCTGTTGATATTCCGAAACGAAAAGACGAGATAGCGGCGATGGCTGTTTCCATCGAGACGCTGCGTCAGGGCCTAGCCTCCAAGGAAGAGCTGGAGGCAACTCAGTTGCGCGAGAAACAACAACAGGAAGAGGTTGTCAAAACGCTTGCACTACAACTCCAGCAATTGGCCGCTGGGCGGCTGGATGTCAAAATCCATGACGAGATGCCGCGCCAATATGAGGCGCTGCGCCAGGACTTCAACAACACGGTTGAACAACTGAGCAAGCTGATCACATCGGTCAATGACTCCGCTGACTCCATCGATACTGGGCTGACGGAAATTGCGTCTGCAACCAATGATCTGTCCCAGCGGACTGAGCAATCAGCGCTGCAGCTGGAAGAGACAGCCGCCTCCCTGAGCGAGCTTACACAGAATGTGCAACATGTCGCCGGCGGCGCGCGCGAAACCGAGGCTCTGGTCACCTCAGTGAGTCAGAATGCAACCAACAGCTCAGCGGTTGCGCGTGAGACAGTGGATGCAATGGACTCTATTGCCGCGACGTCCGAGCAGATCACGCGGATCACCGGCATGATTGATGACATCGCGTTCCAGACTAACCTTCTTGCTCTGAACGCCGGTGTAGAGGCCGCGCGCGCGGGTGAGGCAGGTCGCGGGTTTTCGGTTGTAGCAGCTGAAGTCCGCAGCCTCGCTCTGCGGTCATCGGAATCCGCCCTCGAAATCAAGAAGTTGATTGCTGCCTCTGAAGCGCAGGTGGCCCATGGTGTCGATCTTGTAGGCCGGACAAACGACTCACTCACCACGATCATGAATGCCATTGGCAGCATTTCTGAACATGTCGGCGATATTGCCAAGCAGGCGGACGAGCAATCTAGAGGGATTTCCGAGTTGAACGGGGCCATGAGCACGCTAGAGGCTGCGCAACAACAGAACGCTGCCATGTGCGAAGAAACCGCTGCAGCCTGTAGCTCTCTGGATCATGAGACGACGAACCTGTCTCGCCTGGTGACATCCTTTCAGACCGGTGATCGCATAGAGGGTGAACGGAATTCGCACCGCTATGTCGCAGCCGCCTAG
- a CDS encoding sugar transferase, with the protein MSDITNFDNLRSPVGCEQADPRRIGLYAMIGKRLLDILLALILFPVLTPVIALLWVISRRDGGPGFFGHARIGKDGTPFTCWKIRTMIHGAEDVLAEHLKTDAKAAQEWARDRKLSRDPRITGLGLFLRRSSLDELPQIWNVLRGDMSFVGPRPIVRCELSKYGSAAPIYLSQKPGITGLWQVSGRNDVSYEDRVSFDIDYLARRTFSFDIKLILLTGLSVIARTGR; encoded by the coding sequence ATGAGCGACATCACAAATTTCGACAACCTGCGCTCACCAGTTGGCTGCGAGCAGGCCGATCCACGGCGTATTGGCCTGTACGCCATGATTGGAAAACGCCTTCTGGATATCCTCTTGGCCCTGATACTGTTTCCGGTACTTACGCCGGTGATTGCCCTTCTGTGGGTGATCAGCCGACGCGACGGGGGGCCGGGCTTCTTCGGCCACGCGCGCATCGGGAAGGACGGCACCCCCTTCACCTGCTGGAAAATCCGCACCATGATCCACGGTGCCGAGGACGTTTTGGCCGAACATCTGAAAACCGACGCCAAGGCAGCTCAAGAATGGGCGCGCGACCGTAAGCTGAGCCGGGACCCGCGGATCACCGGCCTGGGCCTGTTCCTGCGCCGCAGCAGCCTGGACGAGCTGCCGCAGATCTGGAATGTGCTGCGCGGCGATATGAGCTTTGTCGGGCCACGGCCAATCGTGCGGTGCGAGTTGAGCAAATATGGCTCCGCTGCGCCAATCTACCTTAGCCAGAAACCGGGAATCACTGGCTTGTGGCAGGTATCCGGGCGCAATGATGTCAGCTATGAGGATCGCGTCTCTTTTGATATTGATTACCTCGCACGCCGGACATTCAGCTTTGATATCAAACTGATCCTGTTGACGGGCCTGTCGGTTATCGCCCGGACCGGACGGTAA
- a CDS encoding ABC transporter ATP-binding protein codes for MTHPVMEIDDLSLTFQLPRSLVDVIRNRPGRAVRALNGVSLALQKGETLGVVGESGCGKSTLARCIVRLYQPQNGSIRHHGQDIFAEGARSDRSYNRRVQMMFQDPYSSLNPRMTCGQILSEALHVHKMRPADDIPARVEELLELVRLPADAAQKLPHEFSGGQRQRIAIARALAVEPEVLIADELVSALDVSVQAQVVNLLLELQEQLDLTILFVAHDLRLVRHVSHRVAVIYLGRIVEIGDSETLFANPAHPYSQALLSAAPSLDPDDTGDAIRLEGELPSPLNVPPGCPFHVRCAHAADVCRRDVPRLRPLGDRGEVACHLAEEISQNA; via the coding sequence ATGACGCATCCGGTGATGGAGATTGATGACCTCAGCCTGACCTTTCAGCTGCCGCGCAGCCTGGTCGATGTGATACGCAACAGGCCCGGGCGCGCTGTGCGGGCGCTGAATGGCGTCAGCCTGGCGCTGCAAAAGGGCGAAACCCTTGGCGTTGTTGGTGAATCCGGATGTGGAAAATCCACGTTGGCGCGCTGTATCGTGCGTCTCTATCAGCCGCAGAATGGCAGCATTCGCCACCACGGGCAGGATATTTTTGCTGAAGGGGCACGCAGCGATCGCAGCTATAATCGGCGCGTGCAGATGATGTTTCAGGACCCCTATTCCTCGCTCAATCCGCGTATGACCTGTGGTCAGATCCTGAGCGAAGCTTTGCACGTGCATAAGATGCGTCCGGCGGATGACATTCCGGCGCGGGTGGAGGAGCTGTTGGAGCTGGTCCGGCTGCCCGCTGATGCGGCTCAGAAACTGCCGCATGAATTTTCCGGTGGCCAACGCCAGAGAATTGCGATTGCGCGCGCGCTGGCGGTGGAGCCAGAGGTGCTGATTGCTGATGAACTGGTGTCGGCGCTGGATGTCTCAGTTCAGGCGCAGGTGGTGAACCTGCTCCTGGAATTGCAGGAGCAACTGGATCTGACCATCCTGTTTGTCGCCCATGACCTGCGGCTGGTGCGTCATGTCTCGCACCGGGTGGCGGTGATCTATCTGGGCCGCATCGTTGAAATCGGCGACAGTGAGACCCTGTTTGCCAACCCTGCTCATCCCTATTCACAAGCCTTGCTGAGTGCGGCGCCCTCGCTTGACCCGGATGATACGGGCGATGCGATCCGGCTGGAGGGCGAGTTGCCCTCGCCGTTGAATGTACCGCCGGGCTGCCCGTTTCATGTGCGCTGTGCTCATGCCGCCGATGTCTGCAGGCGGGATGTTCCGCGCCTGCGCCCCCTTGGCGACCGGGGTGAGGTCGCCTGCCATCTTGCTGAAGAGATCTCTCAAAATGCCTGA
- a CDS encoding cytochrome-c peroxidase, which translates to MTEYWRRNGLLGCVIAGLSLVAYTNAVIAETKHQPLDLGQRPSFALMDQAQVELGQLLFYDPILSGNRNISCASCHHPRFGTGDGVSLSLGEGANGLGPKRQVDPENLPEQRIPRNAPALWNLGARGMDVMFHDGRLEADPAYGSGIRTPLEGDMLSGFDSALSAQAMFPVLSADEMAGHYGENEVSRAVRLGQLSHPGGAWDLVAGRVADIPEYRQRFDRVLGAGAPIRFTDIGNMLAAFIRFEWRADDSPFDRAQMEGEPLPPVAARGQGLFYGAAGCSQCHSGWLQTDNGFHAIAMPQLGPGKAARFEAHARDEGRLRVTGTPDDAYRFRTPSLRNVALTAPYGHSGAYATLEAVVRHHLDPLDALMAYDRSQVVLPALPGVVDWAALDDPAEVQRIASANDLAPVALSDGEIADLVAFLEALTDSTAAAGRLGVPDTVPSGLPVEQ; encoded by the coding sequence ATGACTGAGTATTGGCGTCGGAACGGTCTTCTGGGGTGTGTTATCGCTGGTCTGAGCCTTGTGGCCTATACCAACGCTGTCATCGCGGAGACCAAGCATCAGCCCTTGGATCTTGGACAACGTCCGAGTTTCGCGCTGATGGATCAGGCACAGGTCGAGTTGGGGCAGTTGTTGTTCTACGATCCGATCCTGTCAGGCAATCGCAACATCAGCTGCGCCAGCTGTCATCATCCGCGGTTTGGCACTGGTGATGGTGTGTCGCTGTCGTTGGGTGAAGGCGCCAACGGGCTGGGCCCCAAACGACAGGTGGATCCCGAAAACCTGCCGGAGCAACGCATCCCGCGCAATGCGCCCGCACTTTGGAACCTTGGCGCGCGCGGGATGGATGTGATGTTTCATGACGGTCGTCTGGAGGCAGATCCCGCCTACGGGTCAGGTATTCGGACGCCGTTGGAGGGCGATATGCTGTCTGGGTTTGACTCGGCGCTGTCTGCCCAGGCGATGTTTCCGGTGCTTTCAGCAGATGAGATGGCGGGCCACTACGGCGAAAACGAGGTGTCCCGCGCGGTGCGTCTGGGTCAGTTGAGTCATCCGGGGGGCGCCTGGGATCTGGTCGCAGGTCGGGTGGCGGATATTCCGGAATACAGGCAGCGGTTTGATCGCGTGCTAGGCGCTGGGGCTCCCATTCGGTTCACGGATATCGGCAATATGCTTGCCGCCTTTATCCGGTTTGAGTGGCGGGCCGATGACAGCCCGTTTGATCGTGCGCAGATGGAGGGAGAGCCGCTGCCACCCGTTGCGGCGCGGGGGCAGGGCTTGTTTTATGGCGCAGCAGGCTGCAGCCAATGCCATTCCGGCTGGTTGCAGACGGACAATGGGTTTCACGCAATCGCAATGCCACAACTCGGACCGGGAAAGGCGGCGCGGTTTGAAGCGCATGCCCGCGATGAAGGTCGGCTACGTGTCACCGGAACCCCTGATGATGCGTATAGGTTTCGCACCCCCTCGCTGCGGAATGTGGCGCTGACGGCCCCCTATGGGCACAGCGGCGCCTATGCCACGCTGGAGGCGGTTGTGCGTCATCATCTGGACCCGCTGGACGCGTTGATGGCATATGACCGCAGTCAGGTGGTTCTGCCTGCACTTCCGGGCGTGGTAGATTGGGCCGCATTGGATGATCCTGCGGAGGTGCAGCGTATCGCATCCGCCAATGATTTGGCGCCTGTTGCGCTGAGTGACGGTGAGATCGCCGATCTTGTTGCCTTTCTTGAGGCTCTGACCGATAGCACTGCGGCGGCGGGGCGGCTTGGCGTACCTGATACCGTGCCCTCAGGCCTGCCCGTGGAGCAGTAG
- a CDS encoding oligosaccharide flippase family protein, translating into MHDSNTDASTLSHVSRGRGRLALLGVFWSFVNIMVSNGLTVVVFLVTSLLLEPADFGAVALATSIVIWVMTLVPLPLGDAIIQRSDLRQAHLDSAFWLTMAIALAAIAVLVFTAPLIASWTSLDVLAVILPVLSLRILFVSLGNIPAALVNRRMEFRHIALRTTLANGLGAAGCLLLVLQGYAIWALIMAQVITAVVGCIVSYWTADWRPGFQLSRAALRDLRGFTLFTMGGRMIEPTKINQILLGIVAGPAVLGIFFFARRICEILQELTIGTLLPVTRVLFASLQAEKDQRREAFILSSFAAATAAFPLFIGFIIVAPTAIPFVFGSKWLAAIYPLQCFAMLSLMMSIGVMQASLVRFSGHARWWFGFECVVSLSGFAAILLLAPEGLNRIMSALVGISFLLWPIATRKTLRILDMSVATYIFDSLRPALISVSMMAIALFTLRELGPPMYGTSQLLAQFAVAIPTYVAMILLVGGDRLHQIVSKIRSNRNNCAQ; encoded by the coding sequence ATGCACGACAGCAATACCGACGCATCAACACTGAGCCATGTATCAAGAGGCCGCGGCCGCCTCGCGTTGCTCGGGGTGTTCTGGTCTTTCGTCAACATCATGGTCAGCAATGGTCTCACCGTTGTTGTTTTCCTCGTCACCTCGCTGCTGCTGGAGCCTGCCGATTTTGGCGCGGTGGCCCTTGCGACATCAATTGTGATCTGGGTGATGACCTTGGTGCCCCTCCCCCTGGGCGACGCCATTATTCAACGCAGCGATCTGAGGCAGGCGCATCTGGACAGCGCATTCTGGCTGACCATGGCCATTGCCTTGGCCGCGATCGCGGTCTTGGTTTTCACAGCCCCGCTGATCGCAAGCTGGACCAGTCTCGATGTGCTGGCAGTCATTCTGCCGGTCTTGTCCCTGCGCATCCTCTTCGTATCGCTTGGAAATATCCCCGCCGCCTTGGTGAACCGGCGCATGGAGTTTCGCCATATCGCCCTGCGCACAACGCTGGCCAACGGGTTGGGTGCGGCGGGTTGCCTGCTGCTTGTCCTACAAGGCTATGCCATCTGGGCGCTGATCATGGCACAGGTCATCACAGCAGTAGTTGGCTGCATTGTGTCCTATTGGACTGCGGATTGGCGTCCGGGATTTCAGCTTTCCCGTGCGGCGCTGAGAGATTTGCGCGGTTTTACCCTGTTCACCATGGGCGGGCGGATGATCGAACCGACCAAGATCAACCAGATTCTTCTGGGGATTGTTGCAGGGCCGGCTGTGCTCGGCATTTTCTTCTTCGCCCGAAGGATCTGCGAGATCCTGCAGGAGCTGACCATTGGGACCCTGCTGCCAGTCACCAGAGTCCTGTTCGCCAGCCTCCAAGCGGAAAAAGATCAGCGCCGCGAGGCGTTTATCCTCAGCAGCTTTGCCGCAGCAACAGCTGCCTTTCCGTTGTTCATCGGCTTTATCATCGTGGCACCAACAGCCATCCCCTTTGTCTTTGGCAGCAAATGGCTGGCGGCAATCTATCCGCTGCAATGCTTTGCCATGCTGAGCCTGATGATGAGCATCGGCGTCATGCAGGCTTCTCTGGTTCGGTTCTCAGGCCATGCAAGATGGTGGTTCGGCTTCGAATGTGTGGTCAGCCTGTCGGGATTTGCAGCAATTCTGCTGCTGGCACCTGAAGGCCTGAACCGGATCATGTCCGCGCTCGTGGGCATCTCCTTCCTGCTGTGGCCAATTGCGACACGCAAAACCCTGAGGATACTCGATATGTCGGTGGCAACCTATATATTCGATTCCCTGCGACCGGCCCTGATATCTGTATCCATGATGGCCATCGCCCTATTTACGCTGCGCGAATTGGGACCTCCGATGTATGGGACCTCGCAACTGTTGGCGCAGTTTGCCGTGGCTATCCCCACCTATGTTGCTATGATCCTTCTGGTTGGGGGGGACCGGCTCCATCAGATTGTCAGCAAGATCCGAAGCAACAGGAACAATTGCGCGCAATAA